Genomic window (Oncorhynchus masou masou isolate Uvic2021 chromosome 9, UVic_Omas_1.1, whole genome shotgun sequence):
AATGTTCTGCAGGTCTAACACAAATAATTAAGAAAGCAagaagacaaacacacaaacaaacaacccAATGCTTAGCTCTACTCAAAGAACCACAATTACATACTTGCTGAAATCAGACAAAAGACAATACAGGATACAGAATGCACTATTCACACACTAGTCACCCTGCCTCTCGCCATCCTAACATACAAaatctgcatcctaaatggcaccctattccctttatagtgcactacttttgaccagagcccaattatGCTCAGCCTTCACAGAGAAATGGGTGCCACACAAACCTTGATCCCCAGTTCGATGTTCTCTCCTCCGTAGACGTCCATGCCAGAGTCCAGCAGCCCCAGGTGCCCAAAGTACTCCCGGTTGACCACGAAGGAGCAACCAATCATTGCAGGAGTTCTGAGGGGGGAAGGGTGATTCTGTTTTCCTTATTTTGGCAATTGGGTTCTCTATGTTCAAGTGTTTtagttgtgtgtatgtatgtatgtgtgtgtacgcatgcctgtgtgtgtgtatatgcgtgccggtgtgtgtgtgtagcctaccTAATGGGTGCGGAGGTGTCCCCGTCATCCCACCACTGTTTGGGGGGGTTGATGTACATGCACCACAGCTCCCAGTTGTAGCCATGGCCAGAGTTCTCGTAGCGCTCCAGCTCAAAAGTCTCGTGTTTGATGTTATCGATGGAGGGCAGGATGATCCTCTTGTGGTCCTCTTTGATTCTGATCAGAACCGGCTCAGCCCTGACATAGAGACAGAAAGATTGGGccggagatctactgtctcctctctccctctgcctccctaaTCCTCCAAGTCAGTTCCCCTAGTTCTTCTGAGTTGAGTTGAGTCAAGTTGAGTCAGAAGCAGCTCCCTGTGTAGTGTGTAGTTTTTCTGTGTAtttgtgggccctggtcaactcTAGTGTATACATAAGGAACATACCAACACCGTGACTGTACTTGAATACTAGGCCTACTTTTAATACTGTCAGTTGATAAAAGCTTATGGCAATTCAGTTCTTTAGACTATTATTCCAAATATGGTATTGCAGATATTCTAGATGGCTAGAAGTAGTATGCAATTCTTTCAGCTGGAAAATCTCACATTGCTGCTTGACCAACTGCTGAAGTATTCCTTCTGATCCCCCCCTTTAAGTCAAAGTTTATTAAACCATCGATCCCAACAACTGAATGTTCAAGTTGAAACCCACACATACACTCACCAGGAGGGTGTGAACTCAACGTGGGCATCGAAGAAACCCGTCACCTCACTACTGGCTGCCTTCCAGCCCTCGATGCGGGCACGGATCAGTCCCTCTCGCTTCTGGTTCCTCACGATTTTCACCATACCTGGGTAACGCTTGTTTACATAATCCTCCAACGGCCCTTTCAGTTGTTCTGGGACACAACCAAATATAActaagcaacacacacagacaaacataagcaagcagacacacacagaagcacacCCACAAACACTTTCAGAAAAACACTTAagcgcatgtgcacacacacacacacacagagaagagatGTATCTGTTTTCATGGGCCCCAGCGTTGCAGTGCTTTCTAACAGTCTCACAACAACACCAGGGAGATTTGGGTGCTTCCTGAGCTATTGCTTCTGCGCTATGAGCTTTTTCCCCCTGGACACACTCTCAGAACCCCCACAGccctcactcaaacacacactggCAGATCTGCTCAATAGTATGCAAATGGAGTCCATTGGCTCCTACATGAACGAGCACATCTTCATGCTTGTGATATTTTTAAATGTGGGTAAAAAGAGAAATTAAAGTATTATCTGAGTTTAGACCATGTCATTCACGCCCGCCTGCCGAACACCTGCCCTCGCCGTCGTTAGCAGAACTGCGAGGAAATAGTGCCCGACAGGTGAGGGCGATGGACACTGTCTACCGATTGACATTGCCTCCCCAGCAGGCGGGAGGCTGGGGCGACACCATGTGCCAGCTAACTAGCTCGCTTGTTAACGAGACCGTGTGCTAGCTTGCCAGTTAGCTAGCACACAGTGtcgccccccacctccctcctgctgtgtgccGGAGAAAACCGTGCCTGACAGTCGGGGGCGAAGGACACTACCGCTAGCACAGcaggggggaggatggagggacactgtgtgctagctaactagctagcttgctagttagTGACACAGTGTGCTAtcttgctagttagctagcacacGGTGTTGCCCCCGCCTCATGTGTACCAGAATAGCTGGCACACAGTGTCCTTCGGTCCCGCCTGCTGAACACCTGCCCTTGCCGTCGTTACCTGAACTGTGGAAAAACAGTGCCCGATAGGCGGGGGTGAAGGTCACTGTCTACCGGTGTAcggctagctagctaccattgTCACCCCTGCCCCTTCTGTGGGGTTTATCGGCGGCTGGGATCCAACATTATTGTGCATTAATGCTACCTACTATACTGGAACGCCCCTGCCTCCAGCCTGTCCTAGCTTAAACATTTACAAATAGTATAAAAAGACGTTCCTGCAGATGCAGGTATGTCCACATGCAGGAACGCCCTTCTCGATGTGCTGACGGATGTGCAGTGCATGTGTGGCTGAGAGAAGACTTATGCAGACAGTAAGAGGGTGTGTGCTATGTGTTTGCATGCCTCTCAATCTCAACCACTGCAATATCTTATGTCCCCCCTCCATGATGGATTGCTGGCCCTCTGCCATCCTGCCGTGCCAGGAACGTGGGGGAAATTGAACCatttttctctcctttttctctttcactctctgcccCTCACTTTCTACTAAACTCTtccaccctcactctctccctctacccacatctctccctcttcctttctAAATCCACCATTCTGTGCCTATaattgtctctcttcctctctctaaccacctctctctctgctcactgcTTACTCTCTTCACAATTGTCCCTCTCCTTGGATGGATTTTGTCAAACAGACATCTTCTCTTGCCTTGATCTGGCTGTTCTGTCTGTGCAGCAAAACAGCATGTTGGACAAGGATGTCTTTATAAAGCATAGAATATAATTAAATTAAATGCATAAACAAAATGTATATTGTATGAATATGTatattggatgtgtgtgtgtgttcacatgcactttcaggtgtgtgtgtgtgtgcctatggcagtgtgtgtgtgtgtatttctcctCACCGTCGTCGCTGTAGTCGTCCACCAAGATGATCTCTTTGAGGAGGTGAGCCGGTGTGTGATTGACAGCTGAGTGGACGGAGCGGAGGATTACTGACAACGCCTCGTTGACAAAGATGAAGATAAGGGAGATATTTGGAAGATCCCTGGGGAAGCTGGCCTTTTTACACctggagaccacacacacacacacacacacacacacacacacacacacacacacacacacacacacacacacacacacacacacacacacacacacacacacacacacacacacacacacacacaaagacatatgcagacacacagagagagacatacacgcACACATCATTAGCTATTGTCACTAATGACATCAAATATTAATACATCCTTATACATTGTAGATAAAGGCAAACGGTGAGTTCATCATTCAATATTCATGAACATGGTACTTTAACACTCCTATGTAAAGCCAATGACTTAAGTAGCcctacataataataataataataatatgtgtatagttaagcaataaggcatggaggggtgtggtatatggccaatataccacaggtaagagctgttcttatgcacgacgcatcGCAGAgttcctggacacagcccttagtcatggtatattggccatataccacaaacccccaaagtgccttattgctattataaactggttatcaacataattagagcagtagaaataaatgttttgtcatacgcgtggtatacggtctgatataccatggctgttaGCCAATCAGCAATCAGGGCTCTAACCACCCAGTTTAAAATATAATGTAGCCCGCCCTTATGGCAGAGGGCTCATGTAAAGTACTACCTAACATTCCAGTGTAGGTTTCCAAGTTTATCACCACCATGCAAGCTGCTTCTTCTCCAAGTCTCTTCTGTACATGTTGATGATGAGCTGACACACACCCCCTCTCCCTAGCCTCACAGCAAGTACACTGTGGGAGAGAGCGATAGGAAGTCTATTTTTACTTTAGCATTTGTTATAACGAGAGCCAGCCCTAATGAGAGGAAGTGAGGAATCTGTGGCTGGCTATGTCCTAATAGTTCAAAGTGGCTTTTGTTTTGAAGTTTTTACTCTTCGACAATGTGTCGGTATCTATCCTTCCTCTTATCGCCTTTCCCTCAACTGTGCTGGTCTTAAAGAATTGGACAGTTGAGAGCAAGTCAGCAGTCACTTTCGACTGCTGAGATACATCCaaagaattgtgatacagtacaTCTAAGTAAGTAAGGAAAGGATTGGATGATGTTAGACAATTTCATAGCTCTAACTCCTAGCTCTTTCTGCTGCAGAGCATAGAGAGAGATACCCAATAGAGAGAAGCCTTCCATTGTAGGAGGTAGCTAGACGATACTGTTCTGTTAACAAGCAAAGATATACCAGAAAGAGAAGGCTCCCATTCTAATGTGTTACCATACAAAGAGAAATCACATTCTACATGCATCATGGTCCTCTTAGAGCTCGAAATAGAGAAACTAAATTACaaatgcgtgtgtctgtgtgttagtagatgtgagtgtgggtgtgttcCCATTCCCTGCGGCTGCCGCCGGGTGTGTATCACAGCTGGTGGTAGAGCAGAGCTGGGGCGAGGGAGTTCTCATAAGGGGCTTTCAAATGGGGTCTGCCTGCTAACCAGCACAGCATTGGGGACAGATATAAATGTCTCTTTAGAAAAGTCTCTAAAAGAGCTGCACTAATGCTAATGTTCAAACATAAATTTGTTTCTGTGTGCTGATGGGTTGTGTACACGCACAaacataatgtgtgtgtgcgcgcacttCCGACGTGCGTCCAAGTGTCAATTGCCACATTAGACTTCATCACAAATAAGACTGCAAAAAAACATAAAAGAAAGAGGGATTAGGCTACAGAGATAATAATAGATGGTTTTAAGAATATTGTATTTGTTTTAACACAAAGCTAAGTGGTGCCAAAACAATAACATCTACTGTCATAGCTTTAATCATGACTCTCTGACCATGGCAACAATCCAGTAGCAGCGAAACAACTAACAGAGCAAAGTATACACTACCATGTTTATCACTTGTGATTAGATCATGAGCCCAAGATATGGCTGAGATCCAGAGATGGGTATCAAATAAAACAaagtgcaaacacacacagactaatGCTTGCAACTTGCAGCTTACAAATGTAATGTTTTGACACAATCCTATGTCAAAGCCTGGATTGGACTTTGAGAAAACATAAAAGCACATGAAAATTGTAGCGGGTCTATCGTACTGAAACACGGTTGTCAGCTGAGCTATAGTAAGagtggccctggtcaaaagtgatgctgcactatataaggaatagagtGCTGTTATGGGCCAAAAAGAGTGCAATATAGGGTGCCGAAAACTTACTTGCTAGGCCGGAAGTCTGGTATGGACCGGTCCAGTGATATCTTTTGGCTGAGGTAAGCATTGTATCCATATTTCTCCCTCAGTACTTTGGCATCAGCCTCTTCTTTTGAGGCTAGGGTGGCGGGGAAACCCCCTTTACCTCGCCCCCCAAAACCCTCGATCAACCCCAGGGACTTGGACAGACCTGGAGTTCACAGTCAAGAAAAGGTCACTATGCTATAACACATTTGCTTCGTTGTTTTGAGAATCATTGACTTTTAACAGAGGTACAGTAGCTGTATACTatatatgtcccaaatggcaccctattcactatatagtgcactaacctGTGGGCCCTGGACAGAAGTAGTAGTACACTAAttatagagtgccatttgggaggatACTAAGCATCAACCAATGTAAATAACAGCAATCGTGGTAGGTTTTGAGTGACATACAAAGTAACCAATGAGCCATAGTCATTGTTTTTAAGTGGGTAGGCTAAAGTGCTAAAGAGTCATAGCCTACCATTAAGCTGTCTGTAAACCACGTCCTCCAACGACCCGAGTCTCTTTAGCAATACTTCATGACTGATGCTCAAACCTTGAGCAGTGCCGTTAGATCGTGATTGTCTTTTCACATCTTCCTGACCGATGGTTTTTGCTACTCGGGTGTGGGTGCACTTGGTCCAAAGTGTCATGAACCCCGCAACCGCAACCATGTTCAGCACCAATAACACTCTCCATCTTCTTAACACAAAAGCCATTAAAGTTGTTGATGTCCGGGATCTAAATTGCAGTATTTTTGGAACGATTCAGGACAAATTCAGGAGTCCTCCTTGTTGCGATGTGCAATAAGGTTCAATGTAAATGTGTGCAGATGAAGGCATTTTTTGTATGTGTATACCGTAGGCGACATTCCAACTGGAGAAGCTGGTGCTGCAAATCAACAGTAGATAATTGCTACAGTATGATCAAATTGAACTGTGTGCGCATTGATAGGCTAGGCTACTATCTGCCGGACGTTTAACAGAGAAACAAAGCTGATACATAGGCTCTATTTCAGATTTCGATTGCTCATATTCTAACATAATTTAGGCTAATTACAAAATGTCAATAATAAGCTTTAACCACCTACCATTTCGCATTGGATCAATTTTTAGCCTGCGTCTTAGTTCGGGGTAATTTTGGAGCCTGGTCATGGACTCTCATACGTGACTTCTCTGTTTAAAATGTATTGTTAGAAGATCAAGCGTAGAAGATGTTAGACACTAGCATATCTTCAGTTTTGAAGAGTCCGTTTTCTTAAATATTTAAAGAGTCAGAAGGCTATCTCaagtctgtctttctttctttctttgcatCCAGCAGAAGTGGGCTATGACGCGTTTGAGGACAGccgctgtctgtctctgacctcgGATCTTCAAAATCATAGCAGATAAACACTGACCACATAAAACGCCTATCCCATGTTTAAGCATTCTCTGTGCGGCTTTGATCCTCCACGTGTAGGAAAAATAATTGTGAGACGTTTTGAGCGGTGCATTGCACGAATAGACTgctacacagccagccagcctaaaATATAACCGTCCGCATAATGCAGCTGCGCGGATGAAAGAAACCTCAAATGCAGAACATAAATGCGGATGAAATCATTCTAAGCGAGGTGTCGTCTCACATTCGGACTATTCAAAGTAATGCAAAACGTTGTTTGCTTTTTTTACCTATACCAGTATTCTCGCCGTTTTCTTATTTTGTCGTGTTATCTAATTTTGCCGAATTATTCCAATGTGCTAGCTAGATAGCGCTTAATAATGGCACGCAGGAAAACAGGGAATGGAGCTCCTAGGAAGAGATTTGTTTTGAGCGTGCCTGGTTAGTGTGCCAGTCAGTCACACAGTGAAGAAAGCAGTTCGTTGATGCAGACGGGTGGGTGGGCTGAGTTGACTCGCACCAATTATCTGCAATTATGGTGCATTCAAATCATATTTTGTCTGAAACTTTCCTCCCATGATTATTGTAAGCTACTACTGTAAGCCTATGTCCCAACTGAAATAATGCATTTGAAATAGCATAAAACTGATATAATGAACAACATTTCCCCCACTTCTATCTTCCTAAAATTTTCAAATAACACATAGGCCTACCAATTTTACAATTACAAATCTTATCAGAATACTGAAATCGTTTTTATTCTGCTATTTAAATGTAATTATTGCACGCTTAAAAAAGCGAGCACGGGCTGTGGATCTGACTTTTCTGGACCACTCTTCCCGACAGCTAAAGGTCCCAAAGCTTCTGTGCATGTGGTCTTCTATGAATAGCTTTCATAATGTTAGCTGTCACGTTAGCTAGCTATTTGTTGTTCAGAAGAAGGAACGTAAACGTTAGAAATCCGGGTTTGACCGTTGTATGAACAAGCtacttagctaacattagctaattTTATGCCCTAACTAGGCAGAACTAGGTTGTTATTGTTTACTGAACAATATTCTGCCCCATATATTGTATATCGTTTACATAAAGCCAACATTGCTTTACACTCATTAAACTAAGTTTCCAATCTAGATCCGTTTTCTCACTTTTGTTAGAATGAACTAGCTAGCTCCGTTGAccttaggtagctagctaggtaactaAGGACGTTGACCTGTCAAGACGAGATGTCACGACGACGAAccagtgttgccaactcctcagtaaggaaagtagctattggctgtcctaaaagtcTCTAGAAGTCACTGAATGATGTCATCACATAATTTGCATAATTGGCCATGTGCATATAATTGTGATGGATGCTGTCGGAGAGAGTAATAACGTCTTGGGAGAGGCAAAAAGTGAGTAAAAAACacaccctaaatatgtttagaactacaaatggaggggtgaacatctcctgctctgactgcagctgggaTGGACTGCTGCACGAGGACTGGGCTGACTGTGAGTGCATTGGGACAGGGGTGGTGCCCACAGCAGCACCCGCTGCTCAttgagaagagtaagaacgaTACGTGCTTTCACGTCAGAGTCTCCAAATGTCTCCAATaacacctacaaacaagcaaggtttctggctctcacagacctgtaacttgttctttaagaggctcctctgtcctccactcgttaactgtattaatggcacctgtttgaacttgttatcagtataaaagacacctgtccacaacctcaaacagtcacactccaaactctactatggccaagaccaaagagctgtcaaaggacaccagaaacaaaattgtagacctgcaccaggctgggaagactgaatctgcaataggtaagcaactttgtttgaagaaatcaactgtgtgagcaattattaggaaatggaagacatacaagaccactgataatctccctcgatccacgcaagatctcaccccgtggggtcaaaatgatcacaagaacggtgagcaaaaatcccagaaccacacggggggacctagtgaatgacctgcagagagctgggaccaaagtaacaaagcctaccatcagtaacacactacgccgccagggactcaaatcctgcagtgccagacgtgtccccctgcttaagccagtacatgtccaggcccgtctgaagtttgctagagagcatttggatgatccagaagaagattgggatgatccagatcgagggagattatcagtggtcttggatgtcttccatttcctaataattgctcccacagttgatttcttcaaaccaagctgcttacctattgcagattcagtctttccaGCCTGGTAAAAATAGGCATGAATGACCAGTACCAAAGGAAATTGCAGAATGGCACAAAGTTCTGTATCCGATCTTCAAGGAAAATAAGATTGAAAGGATACGTGAAGCTCGCATAGTCGATCAACTGTATATTGATAACCAAATGTTCAGAGATATAAAGACTACTCCATGGCTATTCTAAATATTACAACGTTCGCATAGAGGAATCGAATAATAGAACACACAATACTAGACATGTCAAGGAGTTAGGAgtggtgggtgcggagtcaggcgcagagagcagaggtttAGGGAAAAACGTATTTATTCCGGTAAGACAGGTCACGCCAAAAACAACAGGCGAAATAATGACCGACTCAAACAGGACACCAAACAGTCTGAAAAATTAACAAACTGTTcaacgttgccctctttgggtacagcaagcaccatccccctctccctgcctctctctgctcctt
Coding sequences:
- the LOC135546423 gene encoding polypeptide N-acetylgalactosaminyltransferase 17-like isoform X1, encoding MAFVLRRWRVLLVLNMVAVAGFMTLWTKCTHTRVAKTIGQEDVKRQSRSNGTAQGLSISHEVLLKRLGSLEDVVYRQLNGLSKSLGLIEGFGGRGKGGFPATLASKEEADAKVLREKYGYNAYLSQKISLDRSIPDFRPSKCKKASFPRDLPNISLIFIFVNEALSVILRSVHSAVNHTPAHLLKEIILVDDYSDDVIFGCVPEQLKGPLEDYVNKRYPGMVKIVRNQKREGLIRARIEGWKAASSEVTGFFDAHVEFTPSWAEPVLIRIKEDHKRIILPSIDNIKHETFELERYENSGHGYNWELWCMYINPPKQWWDDGDTSAPIRTPAMIGCSFVVNREYFGHLGLLDSGMDVYGGENIELGIKVWLCGGSMEVLPCSRVAHIARMKKPYHSNIASSTRRNALRVAEVWMDQFKSQVYLAWNIPMENHGIDYGDISQRVALRKSLHCKNFEWYLDNVYPEMRRYNNTLFYGEIRSSKATHLCMDQGEKVNHTATLHPCHGMGPQLGRYTKEGHFFLGALGSTGDETRCLMDDQVSNFPQLLNCDKVSNTRLTTWHFSQNESIINRATGRCLEVIQANVYFGHSLVLQTCSGQRWNIKNTMKQ
- the LOC135546423 gene encoding polypeptide N-acetylgalactosaminyltransferase 17-like isoform X2, with the protein product MAFVLRRWRVLLVLNMVAVAGFMTLWTKCTHTRVAKTIGQEDVKRQSRSNGTAQGLSISHEVLLKRLGSLEDVVYRQLNGLSKSLGLIEGFGGRGKGGFPATLASKEEADAKVLREKYGYNAYLSQKISLDRSIPDFRPSKCKKASFPRDLPNISLIFIFVNEALSVILRSVHSAVNHTPAHLLKEIILVDDYSDDEQLKGPLEDYVNKRYPGMVKIVRNQKREGLIRARIEGWKAASSEVTGFFDAHVEFTPSWAEPVLIRIKEDHKRIILPSIDNIKHETFELERYENSGHGYNWELWCMYINPPKQWWDDGDTSAPIRTPAMIGCSFVVNREYFGHLGLLDSGMDVYGGENIELGIKVWLCGGSMEVLPCSRVAHIARMKKPYHSNIASSTRRNALRVAEVWMDQFKSQVYLAWNIPMENHGIDYGDISQRVALRKSLHCKNFEWYLDNVYPEMRRYNNTLFYGEIRSSKATHLCMDQGEKVNHTATLHPCHGMGPQLGRYTKEGHFFLGALGSTGDETRCLMDDQVSNFPQLLNCDKVSNTRLTTWHFSQNESIINRATGRCLEVIQANVYFGHSLVLQTCSGQRWNIKNTMKQ